One window of the Shewanella khirikhana genome contains the following:
- a CDS encoding prepilin peptidase, which yields MTELISLMSQYLWLFILLAFIFAATIGSFLNVVIHRLPVMMKREWQQECNAYLEEYQPELFKKLGKANLEKPIDGYPARYNLIVPGSSCPKCGNGIKPWHNLPVLGWLMLGGKCASCKTPISSRYPIVEAFTGVAVAALAWHFGPTWEFAASALLTFGLIAMSGIDLDEMLLPDSLTLPLLWLGLLLNYQDLFTSLEDALIGAVAGYLSLWSVYWLFKITTGKEGMGYGDFKLMALFGAWLGWQMLPLIILLSSLVGALVGIAMMVWKSHKRENPIPFGPYIAAAGWIALVWGNDIVTWYLGSL from the coding sequence ATGACCGAATTAATCTCCTTAATGAGCCAGTACCTCTGGCTCTTTATTTTGCTCGCATTCATTTTTGCAGCCACCATCGGCAGTTTTTTGAATGTCGTCATTCATCGCCTTCCCGTCATGATGAAAAGAGAGTGGCAGCAGGAATGTAATGCCTATCTGGAAGAGTACCAGCCTGAGCTTTTTAAAAAACTTGGAAAAGCAAATCTGGAAAAGCCCATTGATGGTTATCCCGCACGTTACAACCTGATTGTCCCAGGCTCCTCGTGCCCAAAATGTGGCAACGGCATCAAGCCTTGGCACAATCTGCCGGTTCTGGGGTGGCTCATGCTTGGTGGCAAATGTGCCTCATGTAAAACTCCTATATCCAGTCGCTACCCCATTGTTGAAGCATTTACAGGTGTCGCTGTTGCCGCTCTCGCGTGGCATTTTGGCCCTACATGGGAATTTGCGGCATCAGCCTTGTTAACCTTCGGTCTGATTGCTATGTCAGGTATCGATCTGGATGAGATGCTGCTGCCCGACAGCCTTACGCTGCCTCTGCTGTGGCTTGGATTGCTGCTGAATTACCAAGACCTTTTCACCAGTCTAGAGGATGCACTGATTGGTGCCGTTGCGGGCTACCTGTCGCTTTGGTCGGTTTATTGGCTATTTAAGATTACCACCGGCAAGGAAGGCATGGGTTATGGTGACTTCAAGTTGATGGCACTCTTTGGGGCCTGGCTTGGCTGGCAAATGCTGCCGCTTATCATCCTGCTCTCGAGCCTCGTCGGCGCCCTTGTAGGCATCGCGATGATGGTTTGGAAAAGCCATAAACGGGAGAATCCAATTCCATTCGGCCCCTATATAGCTGCCGCAGGCTGGATAGCACTTGTGTGGGGGAATGACATCGTTACCTGGTACCTGGGAAGCCTGTGA
- the ampD gene encoding 1,6-anhydro-N-acetylmuramyl-L-alanine amidase AmpD, with translation MTTATWENGWYADARRSPSAFFNQRPLGEVSLLVIHNISLPAGHFGLPHIEALFTGCLDCHAHHSFAQLKGLEVSAHFLIRRDGELVQFVSCDDRAWHAGVSSFEGRTNCNDYAVGIELEGTDNSLYTDAQYACLETLTKAMMAKYPAITPERITGHSEIAPGRKTDPGPGFDWQRYLTGLTPINQGEEI, from the coding sequence ATGACAACGGCAACGTGGGAAAATGGGTGGTATGCCGATGCCAGGCGAAGCCCCTCAGCCTTTTTTAATCAGCGTCCCCTCGGCGAGGTGAGCCTGCTGGTGATCCACAATATCAGCCTGCCGGCCGGGCACTTCGGGTTGCCGCACATCGAAGCCTTGTTCACCGGTTGCCTCGATTGCCATGCGCATCACAGCTTTGCCCAGCTCAAGGGGCTGGAGGTGTCGGCGCATTTTCTTATCCGCCGCGACGGCGAGCTGGTGCAATTTGTTTCCTGTGATGACCGGGCCTGGCACGCCGGGGTGTCCTCGTTTGAGGGGCGTACAAATTGTAATGATTATGCGGTAGGCATAGAGCTTGAAGGCACCGACAATTCGCTTTACACCGATGCGCAATATGCCTGTCTTGAAACCCTGACAAAGGCTATGATGGCCAAATACCCGGCCATTACGCCTGAGCGGATCACCGGCCACAGCGAGATAGCCCCCGGGCGCAAGACCGACCCCGGTCCGGGATTTGATTGGCAGCGTTACTTAACCGGTCTGACTCCAATCAACCAGGGAGAGGAGATTTAA
- the pilB gene encoding type IV-A pilus assembly ATPase PilB, with protein MPTTGLHLGLSTLFIRKKLLTEEQLSEAVALSRKNRHSLVTTLVASKLLSAREIAELCYEEYGTPLLDLVEFDIKSIPEEFLNRKLIEKHRCLPLFKRGNRLYIGTSDPTNIAALEDFQFSAGLHAEAILVEDDKLVAALEKILEEDISALDLSGIDEDSLAGIEVADTDKRPENDNEGADDAPIVIYINKILTDAIRRGASDLHFEPYEKRYRIRFRIDGILHEVSEPPINLSGRISARLKVMSKLDIAERRLPQDGRIKMKLSRTKSIDFRVSTLPTLWGEKIVMRILDSSSAQLGIEKLGYEPDQKQLYLDNLAKPQGMILVTGPTGSGKTVSLYTGLNILNTEERNISTAEDPVEINLEGVNQVHINNKAGLTFASALRSFLRQDPDVVMVGEIRDLETAEIAIKAAQTGHLVLSTLHTNSAAETLTRLLNMGVPGYNIASSVNLIIAQRLARRLCPECKQPEEIPQHELERLGFSPEQISEGFTVFKPCGCDLCSGGYKGRVGIYEVMPMSDEIARVIMEGGNSLEIARMAKTQGIRDLRQSGLLKVVQGVTSITEVNRVTSF; from the coding sequence ATGCCAACTACTGGTCTCCACTTAGGATTATCGACGCTATTTATCCGTAAGAAGCTACTCACAGAGGAGCAACTGTCGGAGGCCGTCGCACTTTCGCGTAAAAACAGGCATTCGCTGGTCACCACCTTGGTGGCCAGCAAATTACTGTCGGCGAGGGAAATTGCTGAACTGTGCTACGAGGAGTATGGAACTCCACTACTGGATTTAGTCGAATTTGATATTAAGAGCATCCCTGAGGAATTCCTTAATCGCAAATTAATCGAAAAACACCGTTGCTTACCACTGTTTAAGCGTGGTAATAGGCTGTATATAGGCACATCTGACCCAACCAATATTGCCGCCCTCGAAGACTTTCAGTTTTCCGCAGGCCTGCATGCTGAAGCAATATTGGTGGAAGATGACAAACTAGTTGCAGCCCTTGAGAAAATCCTCGAAGAGGACATTAGTGCGCTGGACTTAAGTGGGATTGACGAGGACTCACTAGCTGGCATTGAGGTTGCTGATACTGATAAACGCCCCGAGAATGACAACGAAGGTGCAGATGATGCCCCTATCGTAATTTACATTAATAAAATCCTAACAGATGCCATTAGGCGTGGTGCATCAGATTTGCACTTTGAGCCCTATGAAAAGCGCTATCGCATTCGCTTTCGTATTGATGGGATCCTTCATGAAGTTTCTGAGCCACCGATAAACCTTTCGGGTCGTATATCCGCCCGACTAAAGGTAATGTCAAAACTGGATATTGCTGAGAGACGGCTGCCTCAGGACGGCCGTATCAAGATGAAACTCAGTCGTACCAAGAGCATCGATTTCCGTGTAAGCACCCTACCTACGCTCTGGGGCGAAAAAATTGTAATGCGTATTCTGGACTCATCCTCTGCCCAACTCGGCATTGAGAAGCTGGGGTATGAGCCAGACCAAAAGCAACTCTATCTGGACAATCTAGCCAAACCTCAGGGTATGATTTTGGTAACCGGCCCCACCGGCTCGGGTAAAACCGTATCCCTCTACACGGGTCTTAATATCCTCAATACCGAAGAGCGCAATATTTCCACCGCCGAAGACCCGGTGGAAATTAACTTGGAAGGTGTTAACCAAGTTCATATTAATAATAAAGCGGGTCTCACATTCGCTTCAGCCCTTCGTTCCTTCCTGCGTCAAGATCCTGATGTGGTGATGGTCGGGGAAATCCGTGATCTAGAAACTGCTGAAATCGCCATCAAAGCAGCACAAACCGGCCACTTGGTGCTTTCAACTCTGCACACGAATTCAGCGGCAGAAACATTAACACGTCTTCTGAACATGGGTGTTCCAGGCTACAACATAGCAAGCTCCGTGAATCTCATCATTGCCCAGCGTCTTGCCCGTAGACTATGTCCGGAGTGTAAGCAACCAGAAGAGATCCCACAGCATGAGCTTGAACGACTAGGATTCTCGCCGGAGCAGATTTCAGAAGGTTTTACTGTATTCAAGCCCTGCGGCTGCGACCTCTGCTCTGGTGGTTACAAAGGCCGCGTAGGTATTTATGAAGTGATGCCCATGTCTGACGAGATTGCCCGGGTTATTATGGAGGGTGGCAACTCACTGGAGATTGCCAGAATGGCCAAAACGCAGGGCATTAGGGACCTCAGGCAATCGGGCCTTTTAAAAGTCGTCCAAGGCGTTACCAGCATCACAGAAGTGAACCGGGTAACCAGTTTCTAA
- the coaE gene encoding dephospho-CoA kinase (Dephospho-CoA kinase (CoaE) performs the final step in coenzyme A biosynthesis.), producing MASYLLGLTGGIGSGKTTVANLFHARGIDLVDADIIARQVVEPGSSGLHAIAKHFGAEILQPDGTLNRAKLRQYIFANENERLWLNSLLHPMIRETMLSSAKKADSPYVILVVPLLFENGLDRLVDRTLVVDISPELQISRTAKRDNVSEDQVASIVASQVSREQRLAMADDIIDNRGVIAELEKQVDLLHQKYLALAASKTKND from the coding sequence ATGGCCAGCTATCTGCTTGGGCTCACCGGTGGTATTGGCAGCGGCAAAACAACCGTCGCCAACCTATTCCATGCCCGTGGCATTGACCTGGTAGATGCGGATATTATTGCCCGGCAAGTGGTTGAGCCAGGCTCGAGCGGACTTCATGCAATAGCAAAGCACTTTGGAGCCGAGATTCTCCAGCCCGATGGCACGCTTAATCGCGCCAAGTTACGCCAGTACATTTTTGCCAACGAGAACGAGCGGCTTTGGCTCAATAGTTTGCTGCACCCGATGATCCGCGAAACCATGCTGTCTTCGGCAAAAAAGGCCGACTCGCCCTATGTAATTTTGGTCGTACCCTTGCTATTTGAAAATGGGTTAGATAGGTTAGTCGATCGTACCTTGGTGGTTGATATTTCACCCGAACTACAAATCAGTCGTACCGCCAAACGAGATAACGTGAGCGAAGATCAAGTCGCCAGTATCGTCGCCAGTCAAGTAAGCCGCGAACAAAGGCTTGCCATGGCTGATGACATTATCGATAACCGGGGAGTGATTGCCGAGCTGGAAAAGCAGGTTGATCTCCTGCACCAGAAATATCTGGCATTGGCAGCATCGAAGACAAAAAATGACTGA
- a CDS encoding pilin, which translates to MKGITLNKNAKGFTLIELMIVVAIIGILAAIALPAYKTYTQRAKFSEVVLASTPAKTAMDVCYQTGANCDTLDEASTGWANAPSVQTVLIDAALYDDDNDPATPDVANPQGPFTITVTSEAVFDGNSYTYVLEGTPKQDAAGKYLGSIVWAVNAADSTCKAAGLC; encoded by the coding sequence ATGAAAGGTATCACTTTAAACAAGAACGCCAAGGGTTTCACCCTGATTGAACTGATGATCGTAGTAGCCATCATCGGTATCCTGGCCGCCATCGCGCTGCCTGCTTACAAAACTTACACTCAGCGTGCAAAGTTCAGTGAAGTTGTTTTGGCCTCGACTCCGGCTAAAACTGCCATGGATGTCTGTTACCAAACCGGCGCAAACTGTGACACTTTAGATGAAGCGTCAACTGGCTGGGCCAACGCACCGTCTGTACAAACGGTATTAATCGACGCCGCGTTGTATGATGATGACAATGATCCCGCCACTCCTGACGTTGCTAATCCACAAGGTCCTTTCACCATCACTGTGACCTCTGAAGCAGTGTTCGACGGTAATAGCTACACCTATGTTCTTGAAGGTACTCCGAAACAGGATGCTGCCGGCAAGTACTTAGGTTCCATTGTGTGGGCAGTGAATGCTGCAGACAGCACCTGTAAAGCTGCCGGTCTGTGCTAA
- a CDS encoding type II secretion system F family protein codes for MATVAATKSKKAASKQQPKVYNFEWKGLNRDGKKSSGELRGTSVAEIKTILKNQGINPKLVRKKSEGLFGKGNKKINAMDIAMITRQIATMLMAGVPLVTTIDILGKGHEKPKMRELLGTILNDIQAGIPLSDALRPHRIYFDDLYVDLVAAGEHSGSLDVVFDRIATYREKAEALKSKIKKAMFYPAAVVVVAIAVTTLLLLFVVPQFEDIFKSFGAELPAFTQMIINISRFLQSSWYFFLTAIVASVWLYIRAHRNSQVVRDRQDEFVLKIPVIGDILHKAAMARFARTLATTFAAGVPLIDGLESAAGASGNAVYRKALLKIRTEVMAGMQMNVAMRTVNLFPDMLIQMVMIGEESGSLDNMLNKIANIYEMQVDDAVDGLSSLIEPIMMVVIGTLVGGLIVGMYLPIFQMGNVVG; via the coding sequence ATGGCAACCGTGGCCGCGACCAAGTCAAAAAAAGCCGCCTCAAAACAGCAGCCCAAAGTGTATAACTTTGAATGGAAAGGCTTAAACCGTGACGGTAAAAAGTCCAGTGGCGAGCTGAGAGGGACATCGGTTGCCGAAATTAAAACTATTCTGAAGAATCAGGGCATTAATCCAAAATTAGTTCGAAAAAAATCTGAGGGTCTCTTCGGAAAAGGCAATAAAAAAATCAATGCGATGGATATCGCTATGATCACCCGTCAAATAGCAACCATGTTAATGGCAGGCGTCCCTTTAGTGACGACCATCGATATTTTAGGAAAAGGGCATGAAAAGCCTAAAATGAGAGAACTTTTAGGTACTATCTTAAATGATATCCAAGCTGGTATTCCTCTCTCCGATGCTCTAAGACCTCACCGTATCTATTTTGATGATCTCTATGTTGACTTGGTAGCAGCAGGTGAGCATTCTGGTTCTCTGGATGTGGTATTCGACCGCATTGCCACATATAGAGAAAAAGCAGAGGCACTAAAATCAAAAATTAAGAAAGCTATGTTCTACCCCGCCGCAGTTGTGGTAGTAGCCATTGCGGTAACAACCCTACTGCTACTTTTCGTAGTACCGCAATTTGAAGATATTTTTAAGAGTTTTGGTGCAGAACTTCCAGCATTCACCCAAATGATCATTAATATCTCGAGGTTCCTGCAATCATCTTGGTATTTCTTCCTCACCGCGATTGTTGCGTCAGTCTGGCTCTACATAAGGGCACACAGAAACTCTCAAGTTGTAAGGGATCGGCAAGACGAGTTTGTGTTAAAGATACCTGTAATCGGAGATATTTTACATAAAGCTGCCATGGCTCGTTTTGCCCGCACTTTGGCCACCACCTTTGCTGCTGGCGTGCCCCTCATTGATGGCTTGGAATCTGCGGCTGGTGCTTCTGGTAACGCAGTTTACCGTAAAGCGCTCTTAAAAATTCGCACCGAGGTAATGGCCGGTATGCAAATGAACGTCGCTATGCGCACGGTAAACCTTTTCCCAGACATGCTGATTCAGATGGTAATGATTGGTGAAGAGTCAGGCTCTCTCGATAATATGCTCAATAAAATTGCCAACATTTATGAAATGCAAGTAGATGATGCCGTCGATGGTTTGTCCAGTCTAATCGAACCCATTATGATGGTTGTAATTGGCACCTTGGTTGGTGGATTGATCGTAGGCATGTACCTGCCAATCTTCCAGATGGGTAACGTGGTAGGATAA
- the nadC gene encoding carboxylating nicotinate-nucleotide diphosphorylase: MLENDIRLAVKAALDEDLGQGGANADITAELIPEDKIAEATLITREEGVFCGKAWAEQVFNQLGGTVAIHWHVDDGDLVVPNQVLCELSGPARAILTGERTAMNFIQTLSGVASLTKIYVDKLAGTNCRLLDTRKTIPGLRTAQKYAVTCGGGKNHRIGLYDAFLIKENHIMACGGIKAAIDKARTLHPTKPVEVEVESLDELTQALDAGSDIIMLDNFDITMMLEAVSINDGYKARGGGAKLEVSGNVTLDTLGEFAKTGVDFISVGALTKHVRAMDLSLRLKN; encoded by the coding sequence ATGCTGGAAAATGACATCAGACTCGCAGTTAAAGCCGCACTGGATGAAGATCTGGGTCAGGGCGGCGCCAACGCCGATATTACTGCCGAGCTTATCCCCGAAGACAAGATTGCCGAAGCCACTCTGATCACCCGAGAAGAAGGGGTTTTCTGCGGCAAGGCCTGGGCCGAGCAAGTCTTCAACCAGCTGGGCGGTACAGTTGCCATTCACTGGCATGTGGATGATGGCGATCTGGTGGTGCCCAATCAGGTACTATGTGAGCTGTCTGGTCCCGCCCGTGCCATCCTCACCGGCGAGCGCACTGCGATGAACTTTATCCAGACGCTTTCCGGCGTAGCCAGCCTGACCAAAATCTATGTGGATAAGCTGGCAGGCACGAATTGCCGGTTGCTGGATACCCGCAAGACGATTCCGGGGCTCAGAACCGCGCAGAAATACGCAGTTACCTGCGGCGGCGGTAAAAATCATCGCATCGGTCTCTATGATGCTTTTCTGATTAAAGAAAACCACATCATGGCGTGCGGTGGCATCAAAGCTGCCATCGACAAAGCCCGGACTCTGCATCCAACCAAGCCGGTGGAAGTTGAGGTAGAGAGCCTGGATGAACTGACCCAGGCTTTGGACGCCGGCAGCGACATCATTATGCTGGATAACTTCGACATCACCATGATGCTCGAAGCAGTCAGCATCAATGATGGCTACAAAGCTCGTGGCGGCGGGGCCAAACTGGAAGTGTCCGGTAACGTGACCTTGGATACCCTGGGCGAGTTTGCCAAAACCGGCGTGGATTTTATCTCGGTGGGCGCCCTCACTAAACATGTGCGTGCCATGGACTTATCACTTCGCTTAAAGAACTGA
- the ampE gene encoding beta-lactamase regulator AmpE yields the protein MALFSLLMAILAERLKLLPESWQFDSLQTWLHQRLFGGDDFYSGKVSEFKVLAALLLPALLVYLAISLVEGMVWGLVSLAVWVLVAMVCFSHQEQRSAFKRYIQAACRGDIQACYRHAAELDCSSCLEAVSADELGLKVGQSVAWINYRFYGAVALYLIVLGPVAAVLYCTVRFYDVRQKAQQQTTAEFKLPYVDAILTVLDWLPSRLFAFGYVLTGHFHSAFSRWQKLAFNASSSARQIITETATEAETIPAPSAAPVCLQPTLVLLGLSKRNFVLLLALASLLTIFGFIS from the coding sequence ATGGCACTGTTTTCATTGTTGATGGCCATTCTGGCCGAGCGCCTTAAGCTGTTGCCGGAGTCCTGGCAATTCGACTCGTTACAAACCTGGCTGCACCAACGTCTGTTTGGTGGAGATGACTTTTATTCAGGCAAGGTTTCAGAATTCAAAGTGCTGGCGGCGCTACTGCTGCCTGCACTTCTGGTGTATCTCGCCATTTCCCTGGTCGAGGGTATGGTGTGGGGGCTGGTATCGCTGGCTGTGTGGGTGCTGGTCGCCATGGTTTGCTTCAGCCATCAGGAACAGCGCAGTGCCTTCAAGCGCTATATTCAGGCCGCTTGTCGTGGTGATATCCAGGCCTGTTATCGCCATGCAGCAGAGCTGGATTGCTCCTCCTGCCTCGAGGCGGTGAGTGCCGATGAGCTTGGGCTCAAGGTCGGACAGAGTGTGGCCTGGATTAACTACCGTTTTTATGGCGCTGTGGCGCTTTATCTGATTGTGCTTGGTCCGGTCGCGGCCGTCCTTTATTGCACAGTGCGTTTTTATGATGTGCGTCAAAAGGCGCAGCAGCAGACCACCGCTGAGTTCAAACTGCCTTATGTTGATGCCATTCTGACGGTGCTCGATTGGTTGCCAAGCCGCTTATTTGCCTTCGGCTATGTGCTGACGGGGCATTTCCACTCGGCCTTCAGTCGCTGGCAAAAGCTGGCGTTCAATGCATCGTCTTCGGCGCGGCAAATCATTACCGAAACCGCCACCGAGGCCGAAACCATTCCAGCCCCCAGCGCCGCACCCGTGTGTTTGCAGCCAACTCTGGTGCTGCTTGGGCTGAGTAAACGTAACTTTGTGTTGCTGCTGGCGCTGGCATCGCTGCTGACAATATTTGGCTTTATCAGTTAA
- the pdhR gene encoding pyruvate dehydrogenase complex transcriptional repressor PdhR, which produces MAYSKINQPKISDVIMQQLERMILEGSLKPGQKLPPERELAIQFEVSRPSLREAIQKLEAKGLLMRRQGGGTYVKEQLWQSMADPIVELMQSDTESQYDLLEFRHATEGMMAYFAALRGTDADMQNIQRMILEVEEAKDIEGQAAAIVRFYRAVAEASHNVAMLHLVLSLTPVLHKNVAQNLELLSRREEASRMANEHRRALLAAIVRRDPEAAREASNEHLSYIEEVMLAVREEDSRLQRSLRRLKSGA; this is translated from the coding sequence ATGGCATATAGCAAAATCAACCAGCCGAAGATCTCAGATGTGATCATGCAGCAGCTCGAGCGCATGATCCTCGAAGGCAGTCTCAAGCCCGGCCAAAAACTGCCCCCCGAAAGGGAGCTGGCCATTCAATTCGAAGTTTCCCGTCCTTCCCTGCGCGAAGCCATCCAGAAACTGGAGGCCAAAGGCCTGCTGATGCGTCGTCAGGGTGGTGGCACCTATGTAAAGGAACAGCTGTGGCAAAGCATGGCTGATCCCATAGTGGAGCTCATGCAGAGCGACACCGAAAGCCAATACGACCTGCTCGAATTCCGTCATGCCACCGAAGGCATGATGGCTTACTTTGCCGCCCTGCGCGGTACCGATGCCGACATGCAAAACATCCAGCGGATGATCCTCGAAGTGGAAGAGGCCAAGGATATTGAAGGCCAGGCCGCTGCCATCGTGCGTTTTTATCGCGCCGTGGCCGAAGCCTCCCACAACGTGGCCATGTTGCATCTGGTTTTAAGTTTAACTCCGGTGCTTCACAAGAATGTGGCACAAAACCTGGAGCTTCTGAGCCGCCGCGAAGAAGCCTCCCGCATGGCGAACGAACACCGCCGGGCTCTGCTTGCCGCCATTGTTCGCCGCGATCCCGAAGCGGCCCGCGAAGCCTCGAATGAGCACTTGAGCTACATCGAGGAGGTCATGCTGGCCGTGAGGGAAGAAGACAGCCGGTTGCAGCGCAGTCTGCGCCGATTAAAGAGCGGCGCCTGA